ATTCGATCTCGCCACAAGGCATAACTGAGTATTCCAAGTAACGCTGTCACTGTCATCGCCCCCGGACCCGAGCCCAGTTGAGTGAACCAAGAAACATAGTCTCCCGGAACCTGTTGAGACATGTACGATGATAATTGAGCATCAAACAAAAAATAGCCCGTCATTCGAATCGATACAGCGATGATTACGAACAAGACGACAGCAATGGATGCACCTATCCACGCCGCTCTCGCACCCCGCATCAGTATGTCCCCTTACGTTCTTCTAATTCTTCTGCTGAATAGTCTTCCTTATCTCGCAATCGATGCGCTAGTCGTCCGGATGCGTTTGCCGCGATAGCAGCGACGATATCATCCATGAACGTATTGACTTTTCCGTCTCCAAGCTTCGTATCGAGTTCTTTGATGATTCCGACCTTGGCTTTATCTAAATATCCAAATGTCGTAACAGCAATCGATCCGTACGTATTGACGGCACCGATCGCAATTGTCTCATCGACGCCAAATAGCCCTTCATCGCTTTGGATGATGGACAAGAGTGGTTCTGATAATAAACCCTTTTCTGCTAAGATATCTAGTTCTGCTCCGACGAGAATTGCATGTTGTAATTCACGTTTTTCAAGAACACGCTCAACAGAACTGACACATGTCTCGACTGTCAGATCCACTGTGTAAGGGGCTTGCATTTGGTACACGATTTCAGCAATCGCGTGGATCGTCACCCCGCGTTCATGTAACTTATCAATTGCTGCTTGTTTGACCTCTTTTGAATGTGTTTTCTTCATGACTGTATCCACCTCTCCAACAAAGTACCTCATTAGTATACACGGATTCCAAAGCTCCCCTCAAACTTCTTTGACATCGAAGCCGGAATCCGTCATGATTATTTTGTAAAGCGTTATCATTTCAGGGGAAAGTAGGGGATTTTCGATGAACATCGGGGTTGTATTGTTTCCATCGAAACGCGTTCAAGATTTTGCCAATTCATACCGAAAGAGATATGACTCGAAGTATGCACTAATCACACCTCACATCACGCTACGGGAGCGGATGGAAGTGGACGAGACAGAGTTAGACCGGATCGTTTCTGAATTGAATCGGATCGCATCTGGGACTAAGCCAGTCAACCTTCATATTCAAGGAGCTCGTTCGTTCCATCCGACGAACAATGTCTTATTCCTTAAAGTAATACCAACCGATGAGTTAGAGCAATTACATCGTTCCTTGCACACGGGTCCACTCGAACATAAGCCGAAATACGATTTCTTGCCGCATATCACGATTGGTCAAGAACTGTCGGATGTCGAACTGTTCGATGTGTTAGAGCGCCTCAAGATGGAAGATATCCGCTTCCAAGAGGATGTTACGAAAATGGCATTATTGTATGAATTAGAAAATGGTGCTTGGAGTGTCTATGAGACATTCCGCTTCACAGGTCAATGAATGATTAAACTTCCCGGTCGAAGCTTCGACCGGGAAGTTTTAGTTCTGGCAATACACCATATGCATTTGCCTGTTCTTCCAAAAAATCGTCAGTTTCATGTTCACGATAAGCATCGATTGGGCGAATTGGTTGAATCCGAGCGACTGGCTCAGTCTTTAATTGTGGATCGACACGTACTTGACGGTTCACATATTGTACAACTGTAAAATCGATTGCATTCATCCATAACACTCCCTCTCTCCTTCAACATGTTCATATTTGACACTTCCCCTATCCAGCACAAAAAAAACCAAGCCCCCTTCTCAGGAAAGCTTGGTTTGATCTGTTATCTATTAAAGAATGTGGAACCCACTATCGACGTGAAGGATTTCTCCTGTTACACCACTCGACATTTGTGAAAGCAAGAACAGTCCACTTTGACCGATTTGCTCTGTCGTGACGTTACGATGAAGTGGCGCACGTTCTTCGATGCTATCGAGAATCGAGTTGAAATCACCGACACCTTTTGCTGAAACTGTTCGGATCGGACCAGCTGAGATTGCATTGACGCGAACACCTTGCTGACCGTATTCAGCAGCTAAGTAACGAACACTTGCATCTAGTGCTGCTTTTGCGACACCCATGACGTTATAGTTCGGTACCATCTTCTCACCACCGAGATACGTCAATGTGATGACGGATGCATCTTCCGTGAAGAAATCTTTTGCCGCCTTGACGACTGCCGTCAAGCTGTAGGCAGAGATATCGAGTGCTTGCGCGAACTGTTCACGCGTTACACCAGAGAACTCACCACGAAGTGCTTCTTTATCCGCGAATGCGATTGAGTGAGCAATTCCTGAAATCTTACCGTGGTCCGCATGAATCGTCTGAAAAACTTGTTCGATCTCTTCGTCACTCGTGACATCACACGTATAATAAGAAGCCGGACGTGATAATTCTTGTCCTAATTTTTCAAGTGGTGCCTTAAAACGTTCCCCGACATATGTAAATGCCAGGCTTGCTCCAGCAGC
This window of the Exiguobacterium acetylicum genome carries:
- a CDS encoding phosphatidylglycerophosphatase A family protein, with amino-acid sequence MKKTHSKEVKQAAIDKLHERGVTIHAIAEIVYQMQAPYTVDLTVETCVSSVERVLEKRELQHAILVGAELDILAEKGLLSEPLLSIIQSDEGLFGVDETIAIGAVNTYGSIAVTTFGYLDKAKVGIIKELDTKLGDGKVNTFMDDIVAAIAANASGRLAHRLRDKEDYSAEELEERKGTY
- a CDS encoding YjcG family protein, which encodes MNIGVVLFPSKRVQDFANSYRKRYDSKYALITPHITLRERMEVDETELDRIVSELNRIASGTKPVNLHIQGARSFHPTNNVLFLKVIPTDELEQLHRSLHTGPLEHKPKYDFLPHITIGQELSDVELFDVLERLKMEDIRFQEDVTKMALLYELENGAWSVYETFRFTGQ
- the fabI gene encoding enoyl-ACP reductase FabI translates to MNIYPSLEGKTYVVMGVINQRSIAWGIARALDAAGASLAFTYVGERFKAPLEKLGQELSRPASYYTCDVTSDEEIEQVFQTIHADHGKISGIAHSIAFADKEALRGEFSGVTREQFAQALDISAYSLTAVVKAAKDFFTEDASVITLTYLGGEKMVPNYNVMGVAKAALDASVRYLAAEYGQQGVRVNAISAGPIRTVSAKGVGDFNSILDSIEERAPLHRNVTTEQIGQSGLFLLSQMSSGVTGEILHVDSGFHIL